DNA from Bradyrhizobium japonicum USDA 6:
AGAGGATGTGCTGAGGCCCGAGGTGTTTGAACTATCATCGATTGCATCTGAGGTATGCGGCTTGCTGAAGCAGAGCCCCATTCTATCGAACAATTCGCCGGGCGCCAGGCTCTCCAGCCGCGCGATTTCGGTGAGTGTTTGGGCACATTCGCTACCGTCTGCGGGCCAACTCGATTCCTCAGCTTGCTCAGTATGTGCGTATTCGCCATCGACTCGATTATACATGCTGGTTCACCGGCTTCTTCCGCGTGCGTCTCCTCAGAGGGCGCGCTGCTCACATCTTGCCTGCGACCGATATCGCGGCAAACTGACGAGGAGCTGGCCACCACACAAGCTTAGGGAAGCTATCGCCGTCATGGCAAATTGGCTGTGCGACAGTCCCAGCTTCCGGGCGCTGCTGCAGGTGTGAGGCGGTGGCCGACCAGCTAGTGACTCTTGCACAGTGAAAGAGGTCGCGCTCGTGTAATTTCAGCTTCAGTCAGGATGATGGCTGCGTTAGACGATGCCTTCACCAAACCAGGCTCGGTCGTGGGCTTGAGATCGATCTCACCCTCATCGTGCCGCGCCGCCCGGCGCCCAAAACTTCGCCTCCAAAGAGCGCGCAATTCGCGTCCCCAGTTCGCCCCGTGATCGGCTATCAGCGAGCGAGATGCTGTTGTTCGCTCTGAGGCTGCTCCTGTTTGACAGCGGCATTTCATCTCAGCCCGCCTTGCACGCCGCAACGGCCGAGCGAGCCTGACATACACCCGCTTGTGACATCTCATCGGGACGCCGAACCGGTGCTTGTGCACCCGCTCGGCCTCACCTTGTGCTCGGATATTGTAAACTCAGTCCGTCATGCTGTCGCGCTCATCCGCGCGAACAACGTTGCCGCATCTGAGGGACTCAATCCAACGACGCCTACGAAGCTCGGAGACGGCATCGGAATGTCTCGATAAATGGGTCTCCACAAATGAAGGCAATATCGGCTGTTATTCACATAACGCGAATGTGGCGGATGCAGTTGCATGACGCACTCTTCTTCATCCCAGAACATGTCTTTGACAAAGCACATCTCCTCCCAGTTTGGACAACGCCGCGGTGTCGAAACAGCGACATGCTCCCACCCAGGACGGACAAATGCACTTATCTTTAGTTCACACCCGCAAGGCCCCTGCACAAAGAAGAGACCGCAAGGGCCTGATCCCGGAGCAGTCGCGAACCGGCCATGCTGCACCCGGCCCGCCTCCAGCTTGTCTACCACCTGCGCTCGCACGCCCGCTCCTTTGCCTCTCGGATAGCCCTGAACTCTACGTAGAGGACGTTGTCGCGCAACAAGTCAACCTCCGCGATTCTCGGCCCAGCTTTCCTGAACCACTCTACAACGCACCATCCGCAAAAGCGGTAGATGTCTATCATCACTCACGCTCCTCTAGTTATGCCTCTGGTGCTCGAATTGCGCTCGGTGCCGCCGGTTGCCTGAGGACGGGCGGCGGCACGATCTGTACGTTGAGTTAGGCGACCCGCCGATCGAATCTTCCCGCTACTTATGTAAGTCCGCCATTGAGCCTCTCCGCGGCGAAGCAGTCTTGATCGGTGCCAGGCATTCACTGCTCATCGCCGGCAGAGCGCACATCACGCTTGAGCATGCGAAGTCGGCGGCTCTTGAGGCCTCATCTCGTCTTCAATGAATTGTCCCTCATCATGCCATGCTCTCCTATTGGCGGCGGAATCCAGACTTCATGATGCTCGCAGTTGCCGCACCAGATAGCTCCGGGCGACATTGCTGCTTCTGCGGGAGTGTACTTGATCCCTTGCGGCCTTCTCGCAAAGGCTGAACAGTCCTAATGCGTCAATTATGTGAAAACCATTCAGTTTTATGGCGTCCAAATCGGCTCGTACATAGCCGCAGACGTCTGGAATGCACTTCTTAGCTGGCACATCCAGCGGACCGCTGCGACCTCGATCGTCAGCTAACGGTCAGGAAACAATGATTAACCGATCTCATTGGCTGCCACTGCAAATATCGCTCGATTTATAGGCCTCACTAAGATGCGGCCCTTAACGCGTTGGCTACGTGACCTTGCCCCCATATGTGGAACGGCCCGCGAGGCAAGAGCTTTTTCAGTCGATTTCACACATTGGAACGGTGCGGTCATATGTCCGGCCTTTGCGCGCGGCACAATATGGCCGCTGGCCTCGATGAGATCCGCGGAACGAGGAGCTAAATCAAGTTTACGCGCTTGAGCGCATTGGGGGCAGTAGCTTCACTCGTTTCGGGATTTCGTCCCATGGGTTCATCGCCTGTTGTTGCACCTCGCCCTCTGCCGGCCTGCGCCGGTCAGATCGTTTTGGCGGTCACTGCGTCACCGCGGCAATCGCCAATGGGTCGGGACGCCGATAAATTCCGCCCTTGTTCAGGAGCGCCCAGATGATCCGCGCCGTCT
Protein-coding regions in this window:
- a CDS encoding DUF7694 domain-containing protein codes for the protein MRAQVVDKLEAGRVQHGRFATAPGSGPCGLFFVQGPCGCELKISAFVRPGWEHVAVSTPRRCPNWEEMCFVKDMFWDEEECVMQLHPPHSRYVNNSRYCLHLWRPIYRDIPMPSPSFVGVVGLSPSDAATLFARMSATA